Proteins co-encoded in one Trueperella abortisuis genomic window:
- the thiL gene encoding thiamine-phosphate kinase: MLISQTTEDDLIARLLPLLPRGEGVAVPSGDDCAVLMMGGDAAISTDMLVEGHHFRRDWSSGADVGFRAAVQNLADAVAMGARPRTLVISLGLPGALEVAWVEDFARGLAQACAPLGVGVDGGDLVGSEAIVIGVSVLGDMEGRAALLRSGAQVGDRVIHAGNLGHGAAGLALLKARATIDEAMAGLVDDFKRPKPPLRQALAAAQSGGITAMMDVSDGLVRDARRMAKASGVWIDFEPRSLEKKLGPLGRAAGRLHADRREWLLTGGEDHGFIATIRPGVALPEGFIDVGEVRGAANGGRVSVGNREVAGLGGWDHFLEQ, translated from the coding sequence ATGCTCATCTCGCAGACGACCGAGGACGATCTTATCGCCCGCCTCCTACCCCTTCTGCCTCGCGGCGAAGGGGTAGCGGTGCCTTCGGGGGACGATTGCGCGGTCCTGATGATGGGTGGGGACGCCGCCATCTCCACCGACATGCTCGTCGAGGGCCATCACTTCCGCCGGGACTGGTCGAGCGGCGCCGACGTCGGCTTCCGTGCCGCCGTGCAGAACCTTGCCGACGCCGTCGCCATGGGCGCGCGCCCCCGCACGCTCGTGATCAGCCTCGGGCTCCCCGGGGCTCTCGAGGTGGCGTGGGTAGAAGACTTCGCTCGTGGGCTGGCGCAGGCGTGTGCGCCTCTTGGGGTTGGCGTCGACGGGGGAGACCTCGTCGGGTCCGAGGCGATCGTGATCGGCGTGAGCGTGCTCGGCGACATGGAGGGGCGAGCGGCCCTGCTGCGCTCCGGTGCGCAGGTAGGAGACCGCGTCATTCACGCCGGCAACCTCGGCCACGGCGCCGCCGGTCTGGCGCTACTCAAGGCACGGGCGACGATCGACGAGGCGATGGCCGGTTTGGTCGACGACTTCAAGCGGCCTAAGCCGCCGCTCCGCCAGGCGCTAGCCGCGGCGCAAAGCGGCGGCATCACTGCGATGATGGACGTCTCCGATGGCCTCGTCCGCGACGCGCGGCGCATGGCCAAGGCCTCGGGGGTGTGGATCGACTTCGAGCCGCGCTCCCTCGAAAAGAAGCTGGGGCCGCTGGGGCGGGCCGCCGGTCGGCTACACGCCGACCGGCGCGAATGGCTCCTCACCGGCGGGGAGGACCACGGGTTCATTGCCACCATCCGCCCGGGGGTGGCGCTCCCGGAGGGTTTTATCGACGTGGGCGAGGTCAGGGGCGCCGCCAACGGCGGCCGCGTGAGCGTGGGCAACCGAGAGGTGGCCGGCCTAGGCGGCTGGGATCACTTCTTGGAGCAATAG
- a CDS encoding NADPH-dependent FMN reductase, whose amino-acid sequence MKIVYLVGSPSETSINRKLAEAIVELAPEGVEMVEAEITNLPFYNRDLDGNYPETAVKFKELIASADGVLLITPEHNRMFSALLHNAIEWTSRPVGQWDLAGKPIAIAGTSASGIGTSLAQAHLRSTLLFFNPKLMTQPEAYIDATRTGQLEDGAITNEATREILANFIGAFAQFVENNK is encoded by the coding sequence ATGAAGATTGTTTACCTGGTCGGTTCTCCGTCTGAGACCTCCATCAACCGCAAGCTCGCTGAGGCGATCGTGGAGCTCGCCCCCGAGGGCGTCGAGATGGTCGAGGCCGAGATCACGAACCTGCCCTTCTACAACCGCGACCTCGACGGCAACTACCCCGAGACCGCCGTGAAGTTCAAGGAACTCATCGCCTCCGCCGACGGCGTCCTGCTCATCACCCCCGAGCACAACCGGATGTTCTCCGCCCTGCTCCACAACGCCATCGAGTGGACCTCGCGCCCTGTCGGCCAGTGGGACCTCGCCGGCAAGCCCATCGCGATCGCTGGCACCTCGGCGTCGGGCATCGGAACCTCGCTCGCCCAGGCGCACCTGCGCAGCACCCTCCTCTTCTTCAATCCCAAGCTCATGACCCAGCCGGAGGCCTACATCGACGCCACCCGCACTGGCCAGCTCGAAGACGGCGCGATCACGAATGAGGCCACCCGCGAGATTCTCGCGAACTTCATTGGCGCGTTTGCCCAGTTCGTCGAGAACAACAAGTAA
- the nrfH gene encoding cytochrome c nitrite reductase small subunit yields MGTRQKQQPGWLRRTWRAFVSTFSGWKGIVLAALVGAVIGVGAMTLQAAGFTNYFGNDPQTCNSCHAMNEQYNAYVRGSHANVATCNDCHAPHENLVAKYINKAENGFMHSLKFTVGNYPENIKIRPHNQEVVEHACRYCHADLVDQVNHGFLERNEEMSCVKCHDGVGHAR; encoded by the coding sequence ATGGGCACACGGCAAAAACAGCAACCCGGGTGGCTGAGGCGCACCTGGCGAGCTTTCGTCTCCACATTTTCGGGCTGGAAGGGCATCGTCCTCGCCGCCCTCGTCGGTGCGGTCATTGGCGTGGGGGCGATGACGCTCCAGGCTGCCGGCTTCACCAACTATTTTGGCAACGACCCCCAGACATGCAATTCGTGCCACGCGATGAACGAACAGTACAACGCGTATGTGCGAGGAAGTCACGCCAACGTTGCCACGTGCAACGACTGTCATGCTCCGCATGAGAATCTCGTTGCCAAGTACATCAACAAGGCCGAAAACGGCTTCATGCACTCCTTGAAGTTCACCGTGGGTAACTACCCTGAGAACATCAAGATTCGCCCACACAATCAAGAAGTCGTGGAACACGCCTGCCGCTATTGCCATGCGGATCTTGTGGACCAGGTTAACCACGGCTTCCTCGAAAGAAATGAAGAAATGTCGTGCGTCAAGTGTCACGACGGCGTTGGACACGCGAGGTGA
- a CDS encoding HAD-IIB family hydrolase, whose translation MRTPVLDLANLPWSPTAIKHAIFDIDGTLTDEHSVTSEATIAALRALDDAGVPITLATGRLLNGGANLVRRAGIYAWVIAAGGGVVWNGKDIVAAHYMDTDLVDQITDFAHDHDLVPFYFDESEMYTDRAAMAATGMLQVNENASEGKPILDLDQFDPTRTTKISFAAANAEEIDAVLEPIRARFPGAVRSHANFLDIPATGTTKWEGIERALGVRGLRAEDALGVGDSENDVAWLGHVGYPVAAPISDPAVLETCKWRLPQVDDAVAKLIRAELARKAGSQGAPDAKD comes from the coding sequence ATGAGAACCCCGGTCCTCGACCTCGCAAACTTGCCCTGGTCCCCCACCGCAATCAAGCACGCCATCTTTGACATCGACGGCACGCTCACGGACGAGCACTCCGTGACCTCCGAAGCCACCATCGCAGCGTTGCGCGCGTTGGACGACGCGGGCGTGCCCATCACGCTGGCGACGGGGCGGCTACTCAACGGCGGGGCGAACCTCGTGCGCCGGGCGGGCATCTACGCCTGGGTCATTGCCGCCGGCGGCGGTGTGGTGTGGAACGGGAAGGATATCGTCGCGGCGCATTACATGGACACGGACCTGGTCGACCAGATCACGGACTTTGCCCACGACCACGATCTGGTCCCGTTCTACTTTGACGAGTCGGAGATGTACACCGACCGAGCCGCGATGGCGGCGACCGGCATGCTACAGGTCAACGAGAACGCCTCCGAGGGCAAACCCATCCTCGACCTTGACCAGTTCGACCCCACCCGCACCACCAAGATCTCGTTCGCGGCCGCCAACGCGGAGGAGATCGACGCGGTGCTGGAGCCGATCCGGGCGCGCTTCCCGGGCGCCGTGCGCTCTCACGCGAATTTCCTCGACATCCCGGCCACCGGCACCACCAAGTGGGAGGGCATCGAACGTGCGCTCGGCGTGCGCGGACTGCGCGCCGAGGATGCCCTCGGCGTGGGGGATTCCGAGAACGACGTCGCCTGGCTCGGCCACGTCGGCTACCCGGTGGCCGCACCTATCTCGGACCCTGCGGTGCTCGAGACGTGCAAGTGGCGTCTGCCCCAGGTCGACGACGCCGTCGCCAAGCTGATCCGCGCCGAGCTCGCCCGCAAGGCGGGCTCTCAGGGCGCGCCCGACGCTAAGGACTAA